The Vigna unguiculata cultivar IT97K-499-35 chromosome 1, ASM411807v1, whole genome shotgun sequence nucleotide sequence cttcaaatgaagaacaaataagtttgaaacaaattgcctttgatttgagagcactactacgttggaaggaagatgaaataattgcaagggaaagggaaaaacaagaaagagataggtttcatcaacttttagatgaagagaggaggggacaagaaatatggaaaggttgcatgagaggatgagtaataggagtcaacatttgtactcccacactccaacactagtcacacactatgaagaagatagtagactagttgacaacttctatcaacctcctcctcctctaagaagagagcctagggaaccaagagccattagaatagacctccctcacttttatgggaaagatgatgttgaagcttatcttgattgggaaatgaaggttgagcaactctttgcttgccatcaaataagtgaggagaggaaatTACCCTTAGCTACCTTTAGCTTccagggcaatgctatgtattggtggactgccctcgaaagagataggagaatcaatcaaagtcccgaggtcaaatattggaatgaccttaaaggagcccttaggagaagacatattccctcctactatcatagagagctaatggataagctccaaagactccatcaaaataaaatgaaagtggaagaatatagacaaaagatggagttatatatgatgagggctgggattagggagtccgaggataccaccattgcaaggtttctttagtggcttaagtcttgagataagagataaagtagaattgttgccttaccaagacttaaatgacttggttcaactttgcataaaggtagagcaacaaattctaaggaaaaattttcgaaatgactactctaactcttataccaagaaagaattcaagagaGAGGGTAAGCAActcaaagaggaaccctccaaaagtttcaagggaaaggagaaaccaagggaaggcacatcttcacacactcgcactagtgaaatcaaatgtttcaagtgtcttggtagaggtcatgttgcatctcaatgccccaccaaaaagaccatgatcttaaggggtgttgaccactatagtagccaagatgagcaagaaagtgagagtgagacttctagtgaggaatctaatgatgagtctaaggaaatttcctatccttgtgaaggagaccttctaatgattagaagacttcttagcaaccaacgCATTCCAAAAGAcccaacacaaagagagaacatctttcatacaagatgtaaaattttagaaaacacttgttccctcattgttgatagtggttcatgttgcaactattgtagtacaaggttggttgataagttggctttgactatcattccccatccaaaaccttacaaactgcattggcttaatgaaagtggggatttgacagtccaacatcaagtgaaggtcaagctatccatagggaaatatgaagatagtgtgttatgtgatgtagtacctatggaagcttgccatgttttattaggaagaccttggcaatttgacaagaaaaccatactcaatggtcttaccaatgaaatcaccttcactcacaaggatagaaaGTTTGTCTTGTATCCTCTATCACCATCTCAAGTGGTAGAAGATCAaatgcaaatgaaaaataaaataaagaaagaaaaagaaaattctacCTACGTGCATAGTAGTGAAACAATAAGTTCCAATTATTTAGGTAGAAAACACAAAACTTTTGAGTGCCCTAGCAAAAAAATCATCATTCTAAGGGGCAAAGACATGTGTGAAAATAAGGTCAGGCTTACTTTTTCCTCTAAACGAGAAAAGCAAGACCAAAATAAACCTTGTgttgaaaaaggaaatatttacaaaattatatggaTTCAACATAAGGAAAATAAGAAGCAAAATGAAAAAGCTCCTAAAACCAAATACCTTTATCATTCATTTGATACAAGGTGTATGAACATTGGGAGTCACATTGTTTGGATGTTTACtagtataacattcattttgttgtttggtgtttgttgtaggatggtctttgatcctggaggagGAAGACACAAGAAGAACAATAATAAAGGCTGTTGTCATGAAGAAACATGtagatctgaggacagatccttcGCAAGAAGGAGGGGATGATGACAAACGCCAGCCTTGGCCAAATGCAGACAAGAAGAGTGGTTCTCAACTATTGAGAGGGCCCAAGCTTTTATCTTTTGGGCCAACATTGtttaaatactagattaggattttattttgggctttttattttgggcccagtaaaATAGTGTTTTCTTTGggtcatgtattgggccttagaggaaattgggctttagaagtaatttggACTAAAAAGGGGAATTgagccaaatgggccaagagtagtgtgtctactctagaaaagcctagaagcttctcaaacttgctctccaaggatgagagttagcttcccatggcaagacaagtgtgacttgcttaggtggcaagtcacacctcccacatgctccttttttgctccaaaattcaactttctagactcctttttccctccactttttggagactccttggtctcattttagcctataaatagaaggcttaggagatgtatttttcagcttgaaattgagtaatgaattgctgcccaaatttgtgcacaaatctcttttgagctcaccttagagtaaactcttctctagtttactctagtcttcttccttaggagttggcctcacctctcttaataatcctttcacctacaccaaaccaaacaccttaagcttctttccttcatgcttccgcatccaacaccatccatggagcctccattcttcatgcaagctttaatggagacaagaagaagccatcacctaagtatttttgggctgatgcaatCAGCACGGtttgctatgttttaaatagagtgttgattaggccaattttgaagaaaacaccctatgagcttttcaaagggagaaggcctattttaagtcacctaaaagtatttggatgtaagtgtttcatcttaaataatggcaaagaaagtcttggcaaatttgatgcaaaagcggatgaaggtgtttttctaggccaTGCttcacaaagtcatgcatatagagtctataataagatattgatggctgttgaagagtctatgcatgttgtatttgatgaaactaacccaaagttgCAAAATCAAGTGCCAAAAAATGCAGATGAAGAAGATCGACTGCAGGAGCAGATTTTTGTTGCAGAAAAGCCCTCTGCTGTAGGAAATCAATCggctgaaaaagaaaaaaagccgACTGAAAAAGTTGCAGACAACAACTCtcccaaggattggatccagccaagaggtttatcaaaggacaacatcataggtgatatcaaacagggagtatctactagacgtaggattgtattttgtaaacatgttgcttttatatctcaaattgaacctaaaaatgtgaatgatgctttgaatgatagtaattggatagttgatatgcaagatgaactcaaccaattcacaagaaatgatgtgtggtttctagtgcctaaaactgatgatatgaatataattggaacttaatgagtttttagaaacaaaatggatgaagaaggTAATAATGTAAggaacaaagctagactagttgctaaaggatataatcaagaagaaggcattgactttgatgaaacatatgcacttgtaactaggctagaagctgtgagattactcttagcatatgtgatgaaggattgaccccaaccaaggatgaaggcacatgcttaagaagactaagcaggtttagaaaggaagttcactaatccttcatccctttcatttgtgtttgttatttttgattccctaagttgacttagttgaatcaactttagttgacttgttgacctttgactaggtttgacttgttgactatagttgacttgacttaagccaacatgctaatctatgtttatttgctttctaggttaattaggagtaagaaagcaatgctaggtggtgcatggtgattggggagcataaatgatgtcgataagagagtaaagcaaaggcataaagcataaagtaaaagggcataaaacaagtgtacctatgtacctctggtctcctttgtttttagcacactttgggcactttttggagacatatgagaacattctttgtctccttttatgctagaacgaaattagccttgcacacaccatagttggctcttttgtctctcttttttgtaaccttatttgacctagtttctagaagctagggttaggtttttgtagagacatccttaggtatcttttatttgcttagaggcccataaactcttctatataaggggtgctcctagacatgtaaaaaggttgaacattttgaagtaaaaacactcttgtgtctcaaccatttgtgagagtttcctcccttgggagtgaatacttttaagccttatcttgcatagcaagtggcggcacacatccactcatcttcaaggttgccatggcttctagcctagccttgtagtggcgtgcttctcacatttttaccatttctttcctttccattttatgttttcttcttcctaattgttcttggttttctatggtttatgtgctttccatttcctttttgttttgaatcaatccatcatcttcttctcttgagctttgtgaaaggaaccttcacatctagatagcttgttatcttaatgtccagtgaggatttcacttagctttcttaatcaactcacaccatattcaataatattaaaaaggaacaagataatccttcatcaatatgtttgcatgtgtaactttaaattgcatcaaatggatgtgaaaagtgcattcttgaatggttttctaaatgaagaagtgtatgtatcacaacctcctggatttgaggatcatctcaatcctaaccatgttttcaaattgataaAGGCCTTAtttggtttgaaacaagcaccatgacagtggtatgaaaggctaagcaattttctctcatcaaaaggttatgctagaggtgcagtggataaaacactcttcattagaaaacttgaaaatgatcttatacttgttcaagtgtatgttgatgatatcatctttggttcaaataataacacattgtgtaaagagtttgttgcagctatgtaaggagaatttgagatgtccatgatgggtgagcttacctactttctagggctgcaagtcaagcaactcaagcatggaacatttttaaatcaatcaaaatactattttgacttattgaaaaagttcaaaatggaggattgtaAGGAagttgccactccaattgcaacaaattgccatatggatgcagatgaggctggccaacTAGTGGATTCCACccaatatagagggttgattgggtctttgctctatcttacagcaaATAGGTCAGatattcagtttggagtatgcttatgtgctaaATTCCAAGCAAATCCAATGGAACACACTTTAaagctgcaaaaaggattctaaagtaccttaaaggaacaaccaatgttggtttatggtatccatgtgattctaacataactcttagtggcttttcagattcgaattatgcagggtgcaaattggataggaaaagcacaagtggtacttgccatttacttggatcaagtctaatctcatgcAATAGCAAAAATCAAACATGCGTGACACTCTCCATTGCCGAAGCTGAGTATATTGCTGCTGGACATggctgtgcacaaatcatatggttgaagcatcaacttttggactatggtgtaaggctaagcaaggtaccttttgtattgtgataatactagtgccatcaacttaaccaagaatccaatacagcattctaaaaccaagcatatagagattaggcatcatttcattcgtgatcatgttcaaaagggagattgtgaaattcaatttgttaaaaGTGAACATCAATTGGCTGATTTCTTTACCAAACCATTGGttagagataggtttaacaagctaagaactgaactaggcatattagacattaagaatgtggtctgatgtgtttttagcatgttaatcttacgTATTCATGtattggtttcataaaaatcagtTGCAGTATGCAAAAATTGAAAACGGTCATATTTAACCtgttgatttttaatttcaacatgttgatttcacttaaatctgcctTTGTTTGCACAAATcatgatctgtcaacctgttgattctgtttttcaacatgttgatttcacttaaactgccactgaatgatgaaaatataatCTGCTatggtttttaatttgttaatttcacaattcagtatgttgatttcattaaaactgaatctggaaaaatgaagttgaattttacgattttcaatcgattgattttcaaaatcagtcagttgatttcacttaaccaaaTTCTGGTTTTAATCTCTGATACTCTAATGTtgttttaataaactatttctGCTTTTCAACGTGCTGATTTTACTGTGCatttactcacgaattgaattgCAAAGCTAACCCAGTCAAAGAAAGCATTTTTTGTCAAGTACTATTTGCTCCTAATAGTtatttcatcagccatgtgttgcTTTTCTtgatttgtttgaccaaaaagcatgtttagtgtacaattccaatgtgcatgcagctcacatgatctgaactgattgattcacTCATAAAAATACATTGAAAACACTATGAATGTGTGAGATACTgttttggactgcattaaaatggtttgggtaacctaaaactaattagaaaaatttgcaccatttaatcaactgtttTTGAAAATCAGTctgttcaattataaatattgcaCTTGTATTTCTGCATTTGCATTATACTTCTCATAGAAACAGCCATACCCACGCTCATGATGCCTCGTCATCAACAAAGAGCCACtcaatctgatgatgagcactccGCTCCTCCTACCCCAAGGTCTTCAAATCACGAAAGCCATGgtagaattgaagcatggtttgaggatcatgaggacaacattcaagtgttcctcatcAAGATGAACAAGAAGCAAATCAACATTCCTAAGGTGCTGAGATTTTCGTGGTTGAGAgctgaaggctttgagagtttatttcaacaactcaagcatcaaaagttgaagacaTTTCTTGAACTTTCAGGAAAAAAttatccagacttggtgaaggtgtttttcagcaacttggagttcaaaaatgatatGCTACTGTCAAGTATCAAGGGGattcaaatggagatcaacaaaaaggcttggaaagatgtggttggactcaaaacaaggggtgtgcaagtgaggaaaggtgaaactgaggttgttccagaattcaacaaggttcaatactatggccaatgcttgaggaaTCCTGCAGCTGAAATCAAgcacttccatgttggtggtctcaaggtggatcaaaggcttCTTGctatgattgtcacaaaaatcataGTTCCACGTGGTAgtaaccattcaacattgaatgagggagatttgatactcatgtactgcatccaacacaacattcaagtggattggatctatgtgtttcgtgatcacatgctcaaggccaagagacTCACGAATTTTAGGCtgccatatgtggttttggtgtccaAATTCATAGAATACTTTGGAATTGATGTAGAAGGTGAGCTAGAAGAGTCAACTGGACtgttgaaccatacctccaaccaaaatctgcacaaaataggctttctcaaggtgggaaatgcATGGACAGTTGTTAGTGTTGTAGTTagtggtgcacatgaccatgaagctagcccaagtggtgcaaatcaaaAGGAAGAACCAACTACTGGAACCATGGACTTAACTCCCTACAACCCTCCAAAGGATAGAGGCCatgtgtactcacattttgaaaGGATGGTGCTGAACCAGCTGTATGAGCTAAATGTGTCCCAACATgcacatcacaactattgcaatgagagattcaatgcattggatggccaaatccaaGATATCCATGACATGTTGAACTCATTCCAGACCATAAATGATCCTTAGGATGactgagtgtgttggttgtttaggatcatgcatggCATCCATGTGTTTGTTCTTTTTCAGTTTAAGTTCTGTCAATTTCAgttggttatttttattttcaatggcTGATTGTATCAGCTTTATGCTTTTATTCTCTGTTTTCAGTTTCTGTTGGTTGTATTATGTTCCAGTAGTAATGAAAGGATATGCTATGtttgttatctttatgcatttgttctgtttgatgaatccaaagggggagaaaaattgaCCAAATAGCAAATTGACCAAATTGGACTAAAATAGaagcattaaaattggaattaaaatCAAATCTGAATCTGAActcatattattgatagggggagcatgtgCATATTTGTTTGCTTGTTAGCTTGTGTGTGTTGCTACTGTAAATGTTTTTCAGGTTCATAAGTTTCAAGCTTAGGCGTTACTTCATCAACTTAATGGTATCCAACCAATGGAAGCAatttgcaatggaagatagaagaagatagatAAAAGAAGATAGAGGTTGgattcatcaaatcagggggagattgttgacatgagaagccaaagTGGTAttcttcttgaagatttgatgaagatttaatgaagcccttttgaactatcttgaagctattaccattggaatgaagcctacattgatgaaggaaaggagatttgatggtatgcatgttgatcaagactggaacgtgtgctctccacatagttacatcattaagaaagtgtattcgaagtttgtaattcatattgtagaccttgtagcattaattagatgtatttggtctttgttgtgttttttaatctgttgaatagtttttcaacatgttaaaatgtcccttttagtctgttgaatggtctttcaacaggttaaaaggttggttgcaatagtcttaaactgtaacaaattcaatcagttgatttattttttaatcgactgatttcacttaagtcaagtgaaatcaaccgattgatttggaaatcaacttgttgaatttcgtaacagtttgactataagagctgtgatttttgaaagagaggtaTTCTGACCACTTTTAAGCGCGAAATtattctggaaacttgtggaaactctctccttcgtgatcatacagtTTGCAatagttgaagattgatcttggatcaattcttggaatttttggcttggtttgaagcttggagaaagtggtttgtggtaggctgggtTGTCCTATCAATCaagtttgatctttctcaaacTTTGTGTGtatgcctggtggttttccaggtctgcaagagggttcttgttgtgtTGGTGTaactcttgtgtgattcaagagtcttttgtgtagtttttgaatattttgaaagttaagggtggatactttgtaaatcttttgaaatagtgcaaagtcaagctcaaggcattgacaaactagatgtagctcaggtttgagtgaatcagtataaaaatctcgtggtctcctctcttctctaacctttctctcttgcatattcattttaaagtttaaagaacttgtgttttaatcatctttttcatgttcttgcatatTTTCATGGCATCTggagcattgagcatgtttgcataatcattCAGAActtgtcttgatcattcttgtgcattgttcttggtttaaaactcgaatctgcatttctgcatttttcccagtattttagtcgactgtttttctgtttcaatcggttgattataccagaacagaatctgtttagtaaaatcaatcgattaactctgtttttgaccgattgaaagtgtacagttcagtagtgtttgcatcctaactttgtgatctaattgattcaattaaaggtggtttttagcttgcaaagatagcctaaatttttaactagccaattcaactcCCCTTCTTGgtatttcaaccatttcaaaactaacaaatatagcctaaaaacaaattcaaaaactacACGCACAACCAAAAAAATACAAGTTAACtaactaatcaaagtaaaagaTTGGGGATAGAGAAAATGCACACTAGggatttatactagttcacctCCACCTAAGACTACGTCCAATCTCTTTGGTAACTTGCTCAACACCTTTGACTAGCAATGAGTATCACCCTCTCTAGGTTACACGAGTTTCAACCTCTTCAGGTATCCTTTTCAATATCCCCCTAAGAGCAAAAACCCTTAATTACAATTCAACTCACAGGTTACAACTTCACTCTATGAAGGATATACAATATGTAAGCTCACAACCCAATTCACTAATCACTACAGATAAGACAATTTCTCACCATTTTGATCTTTTGTAAAATAGCTTTGTTAATCTTCTTGTATGACTTTGCACCCTTTATATAGTTGTTGCATTTACTAGCCATTGAGAATTCAAATTGCAATGCTTCATCATAATCTTCTCGATATGAAATGACCTAatcaattctttaattttatttttcaatgtcACTTTTCAAGAATTCAACTTTGAATTTGTTAATGCTCTTTAGGATATCCTTTCTTGAGTGAGCTCAAACCTAATTTGAATTTTCCTTTCTTGACACTTTATGCAATATGATTTTGCATTTGAATTGTCAGAGCAGTAATATTTCATACTCAATCAAACAATTCATTCACCAACCATTtcctaattttcttttgatttgaacGTTTGATTCAAAAACCTTCTTTTAGAatgaaattatcataaaatattttttttgaacatTATAGCatgaattattttatgatatttaattcTCTATTTCAAACACTTAGATCAATATATCAATCCACATTATCAATTCAATTCAGAGATTAAAACACTCATCAAAACGTCAAAGAGCATTATAATTCGTTCTGTTGTTTAAGTCGTCTAACACCTTAGTCGTCCAATGTTTTGTATCACTTAAGTCGTCTAACGCCTTATATTACTCAAAGACTGAGGGGTCACCTAATGACTTGGGTTGTCTAATGCTTAAACATAACGATAACCACTAATAGACTTGTCTAGCAAACTGACTTGTGTACTGCTTAGACTCATTTAATGCTAGGACTTAACATTTGCATTTGTCAAACTTCTTGCTTATACTTTTCTACATAACATTTGTATATCAGTCGTTTAGCACATGAAAGCATAAGCACAAATAGTATATTTCGATCTTCAAATCATATTAATCAATCACTTACACTCAATGTATTTGTTGGACATACTTTCTGAATTGTCTAACCTTGCTTCACTTTTGACTAGAGACTTACTCGATAGAATAATAATCTTGTTATCATCAAAAGTTCATTGATTAAAGAAACTCATATAATCCAACAACTTTTAccattttattgtaattttattgtaattttagtGAGAGGTAATTTCGAACTAATAGAATTTATGAGGGTGTAGAAAGGAAAGGAGGAAGGTGCAAAAAGAAACAGCCAGCGGAACAATCTGATTCGATGGACCGTAAGGCCCACCGTACCGGTCTCTTGTTTTTCtcccttcttctttcttcccttCTCGCTGAAATCCCACATAACCCTTCTAACTCCGACAAGTTAAGGTCGAGTACTCAGAAtcaattaatttagttattgtttttttttttcaatggcTCATTCGATAATAAGAAAATGCGTAAAACCAGCGAGTCCCACTTTCATGGCGGCACTCTCGGTTCCCCTGATTCGGCGGCAGATGATGACGGTGGCAGCGGCGGACGAGGAGCCAACGCAGTCGTCATCTCAGTCGTCGTTCACGTTCTCTTCGGATGGGGACAAGGTGTACGTGAAGGGGCCATCGGGGAAGTGGAAGTCATCGTCGTCGGTGACGATGCCGATGTCGTTCATGACTGGGTCGATCGTGGGGAAGCGGTTTTACAAGGACGTGAAGACTCGAGAAGCCGATGACGGGAACGGATGGACGGTGATGCTCGATTACAGAACCCTAAAGACACCTTCCAAGAGACCCCTCAAGCTTCCCACTCTTCCTCTTGCCAAAGCCATTGCTGCTGAATGGGAATATCAGGTGTGCTCCTCTAGGTGTTCGACTATTTTAgccatttttgtcatttttaatattaaaaattggaTTAAACATTGTCTGAATTCCAAAAGCTGTTCAGCGACGtctcaaaatttgaatttttgttttgaatttatccAGTTCCAATAATATAACgatattttacaaaatagggAAAAAAATGGTTGAGGAGAATAAGTTTAGATAaacaaaaagtttttttatgaAGACTTACAAGAGACAAGATTGGAATGTAAGGATACTTAGGCTGGTTTTAAGTTATACTAGAAACTacattcatttcattttcttattttactttttataagtGCTTAAAGTGCTACAGAAGGATGTCCAAACAGAATAAAAATGTACTGTTGGATGAGTGTTTGATTTATGTAGAAGAGCCGTATAGTGGGGAAAAAGGTTTGTTTCTTGTTAGTGTTGTTGTATGTCTTTTTGTGTTTGCATTGTACTCTTTTTTTATCTTGTATTGAATTTTAGTTAACAATTGATTTACCAAGGTACAATCCAAGTGTTTTTTTACAGTTTCTCGGTGGCAATATAGTTAAGTGAGAAATGGATTCTATCATCTAAGAAACTTGGTTttgttcaaatttttatttgatcctCTTTTCTGTTTGTCAAGAGAGATAGGTAGGACCTGTTTATTGTCTATAGAGGGAGAAAGTGGGAGTTAGAACAAGATTAGGACCTTGTTGTGAAGCTTTTAACATGAAGAGATtcatttcataaaatttgaCTTTATTTTAGGTATGCATTGCATGTTACGACATTGGGAAGGATTGGTCAAGATGCTGTCCATGTTACTTGATCATGGCTATCTGTATTATCTTGTGCAAAGTAGAGGATACTGTTATTTGTAGATAATTATTAGGGCGAGCTGATGGGTAAATAATGACCATTTTTGAAGATTTATATCtcattttttcaattcaatGTTGCGTTATGTTATGGCTTCATTTGTCATAATTTGGCACAACCCTGAATCTGTGGGCTGCCTTTCTCATCATCACCAAACGGAATATGCTTTTTTTCCTTGAGTTCTCATGAAACCTATgaattttgtttcatatttgttttcaattgtcCTCCAAAAAGggtatataataatttaaagtcAATTGGCGGGGTGATGTAGCTCATACCAGCCTTCCCTTCAAAATATTTGATGTCCATTTGAAGCTGCATATTTTGTTTAAGTGTTGATGCTGAGGAGTGTCACTTAAACTGGACTGCTAATGGATTTATTGCAGCTAACGGATGGCATAAGACCCTTCACAATGCCTCTTATGAGACTTGCTTGCACTGCCCTGGAACGAGTTCCCCTCACAAGGAGCAAAATtattgagaatttgatgaagaaaTTTAATCAAGATTTAGTATTTTGTCGTGCACCTGATGACAATGAGCTGACAAGCTATGTACATGGTACGGTACTAGTTAATAACTTGATATGTCTTCATATGT carries:
- the LOC114186686 gene encoding ATP synthase mitochondrial F1 complex assembly factor 2 codes for the protein MAHSIIRKCVKPASPTFMAALSVPLIRRQMMTVAAADEEPTQSSSQSSFTFSSDGDKVYVKGPSGKWKSSSSVTMPMSFMTGSIVGKRFYKDVKTREADDGNGWTVMLDYRTLKTPSKRPLKLPTLPLAKAIAAEWEYQLTDGIRPFTMPLMRLACTALERVPLTRSKIIENLMKKFNQDLVFCRAPDDNELTSYVHDRQVEKIDPLLHWVETEFGFKPVVYSSFFGGKQEDGLVTVIENLLKKTDDCELATIDAIAASAHSLIIAIGMVQGKLQIEEAIELIRLEEDSQVDRWGLVEGGHDVDIADLRVQISSAIVFLGLSKSI